From a single Toxoplasma gondii ME49 chromosome II, whole genome shotgun sequence genomic region:
- the ACC1 gene encoding acetyl-CoA carboxylase ACC1 (encoded by transcript TGME49_221320~Predicted trans-membrane domain (TMHMM2.0):84-107): MPIRTHARVRSVCTMGVVSRAAAASWPLASRARDSGALWGGLGNDGEAGNRFPVTFSLSGETNGKPQTHHCSRPIDHRETRRGNGGVSGFFVFLFLFFFSPLSATAGPTQSGNLLPYTGGPWESSRRPEDGHRAFSLASSQPIFFGLPAASSGPSHVGNPHGSDLVPPSSLSPSSSVVSSFAVSSPVSAHGLRKRRPMLPFSRSRRSMTFLSGPPISASPSSVSSSARFPSRSCSSLSLHREARDSPRCHGVSCSVFESPELRHATFLSHPVPHSPLSSPATPASFSSRSAPGNQSAIQASTTESRVGEREGEATPTRVGDGEGDPLADYVRKHGGKRVIRRVLIANNGMAATKSIFSMRQWAYMELGDDKLLEFVVMATPEDMRANPEFIRRADKIVEVPGGPNRNNYANVDLICQIAVQEKVDAVWPGWGHASENPNLPRRLSELGITFIGPSATVMAALGDKIAANILAQTAGVPSIPWSGDSLKATLDSTGAIPRDIFDQATVKSVEECEKVADRIGYPMMIKASEGGGGKGIRMVDRKEQVRGAYEQVVAEVPGSPVFMMQLCTAARHIEVQIVGDEDGQAVALSGRDCSTQRRFQKIFEEAPPTTVVPPHTMKEMEKAAQRLTQSLGYVGAGTVEYLYNRKDDKFFFLELNPRLQVEHPVSEGVTGVNLPAAQLQVAMGIPLWRIPDIRRFFGRDPNAGDRIDFINEDYLPIQRHVLASRVTAENPDEGFKPTSGRVDRLEFQPLENVWGYFSVGASGGVHEYADSQFGHIFATGKNREEARKKLVLGLKRVDVRGEIRTPIEYLVQLLEDKDFIENRIDTSWLDKLIKQRKRLGEKKVEKAHVVLAAVLFRAIRALKEKEQRVLSALQRGQRYIHDLASLNTVSQEVVYEDQRFSFEVSRTGPQLYVLKLNTQEVECVVREQPDGSYIVLFPGEKSHKFNGREEPLGLRLQVDGTTVLLPNVFDPSELRSDVTGKVVRYLVPDKGQVKKGEPYVEVEAMKMIMTLTAGETGVLSHTKSPGSVVNTGDVLGTLALEDPSRVKKIVDFSGLLDLPRVKKREAADAREKQTEGTGATFSLFGSPEDEAAMRLRLAMEGYEQDVESTVQKLAFPSVDSRNLQTKKEKLTELLVELFQSFLSVDEHFASVQGGEVAVDGPAAEKKVQDPATLLKLKLAHSRLQPRIQLVLSLLRALQNFPNFFPEWTMPVSLELCLTRLAALHGRAYGQIALEAIRLLRSFRVAPFEQRVQRLKAELLQLPSTSKAGSASERETNVRRAERIARSGTASAGIDLLSHLFGDGSVSLKALEVAVRRHYRGFPIDALHTELFEVETQDGSKKEIPVAFWSFRQGDLTGAEAPLRTGVMGAFQSLEEVQEVGDRLLARLRQFDEEKRKDEGLGESHREREDTQEPRNVCLFALTTPMDFGTEEEKLKSRMQGIIHSLQPSLQSADVRLAAVHVPQVNKSCRMFNFLASDGFDESRIRRDLCPTVPSLIELNRLQTSFDLTRLDALDPNTQAYLALPRLEPSAKGEVSPSSPSTGPGAASAQGASSTSKKPVSQAQAPQNVFVRRLIFENEVKSDFSDLPRILLDLLDVLDRCASDPRVSATASGRLFLHIVSPLNLASAKAVTEHFHKMMKRFRSEHNERLLRLRVDQIEVKMHLRKGGSGSDGEKRSSREEGAEATGSQAKEKERLQVLRLSVSSHQGSWLHTKASEDVPHVLTGDPIAQRSFVFDEGEETDAEGFVAQASPAGSGAEGADGAKSRATEKTGQREGDAAPVVSREPPEAEGLLGRISVGLKTLRGTQTSATGSAGAGEMPAASSSLPGRWEGGDRKKQELLSVSRREENEFFRHEKDADPYPEVDRIAMARSAARRAGSTYIFDFLGLMEIALLQSWQTHLKEKGEKDGGVGGWDEAVPRDLFKAEAFKVSAQGTLYLDPDWRVADNKIGMVGFLITLKTPEYPSGRQVVLLGNDITFQGGSFGVPEHLFFTQVSRLSREQGLPRVYIACNSGARIGLYENLKDKIKVEWNDASNPSLGFKNLYLSAEDYAALPPGVVSGHFEEAVNGDQRRFVLDAIIGDPDKFIGVENLRGSGTIAGETSRAYDETFTLSYVTGRSVGIGAYIVRLAQRTIQMVRGPLLLTGYQALNKLLGREVYASQDQLGGPEVMFRNGVSHLVVQNDQEGMKEVLRWLAYTPKTARDSVSSAEMFSSDPVEREVAFTPTKAPYDVRHMLAGYTKEDGTFVSGFFDKNSFKEYLAGWGKSVVVGRARLGGIPFGAIAVETRTTEARVPADPSSPDSRESVVMHAGQVWFPDSAYKTAQAINDFNRGENLPLIIFANWRGFSGGTRDMFEEILKFGSQIVDALRTYKQPVFIYIPPHGELRGGSWVVVDPTINLQKMEMYADANARGGVLEPPGICEIKYRAADQKALMHRVDDVLKELDKQLHDCQTASDAIDLKEKIKRREAALEPLYLSIARFYADLHDRPERMKARGVISSIVNWKNSRTFFYWRAKRRLLQDDLEARILAADARLDFTKARAKIDDLLKSHGVDIASDKAACEFLSNTEGKEATQAIVERSRREGAIEKIRDILSSLPESERRETLESAATPAR; this comes from the exons ATGCCGATACGCACACACGCTCGAGTCCGCTCCGTCTGCACCATGGGAGTGGTGAGCCGCGCCGCGGCCGCGTCTtggcctctcgcttctcgcgcgcGTGACAGCGGAGCTTTGTGGGGCGGCTTGGGGAACGATGGCGAAGCTGGGAACCGGTTTCCGGTTACTTTCTCTTTATCTGGGGAAACGAACGGAAAACCACAGACACATCACTGCTCTCGGCCGATAGATCACAGGGAAACGCGGCGGGGAAATGGCGGGGTCTCgggtttcttcgttttccttttcttgttcttcttcagtccTCTCTCCGCCACTGCCGGACCCACGCAGTCCGGCAATCTCCTCCCCTACACAGGCGGACCGTGGGAGAGTTCGAGAAGACCAGAAGACGGTCATCGTgcattctctctcgcgtcctcgcAGCCGATTTTCTTCGGCCTAcccgccgcttcttctggcCCTTCCCATGTGGGCAATCCTCACGGATCAGACCTCGttccgccttcctccttaagtccctcctcttccgttgtctcgtcttttgctgtctcgtctcccgtctctgctCATGGCCTGAGGAAAAGGCGGCCCATGTtgcctttctcgcgctcgcgGCGCTCTATGACCTTTCTGTCTGGGCCGCCCATCTcagcttctccctcgtctgtttcttcgtctgcccgcttcccttctcgttcttgcTCGTCTTTGTCGCTGCATCGTGAGGCTCGTGACAGTCCCCGGTGTCACGGGGTTTCTTGTTCCGTTTTCGAGTCACCCGAGCTCAGACACGCAACGTTTCTGAGTCATCCTGTTCCCcactctcctctctcgtctccagcgactcccgcttctttctcttcccgtTCAGCTCCAGGCAACCAGTCGGCGATTCAGGCGTCAACCACGGAATCGAGagtgggagagagagagggcgaagCTACGCCGACGCGTGTTGGCGACGGGGAAGGAGACCCTCTTGCCGATTATGTCCGGAAACATGG AGGCAAGCGAGTCATTCGCCGCGTCCTCATCGCCAACAACGGCATGGCAGCCACCAAGTCGATCTTCTCCATGCGTCAGTGGGCCTACATGGAACTCGGCGACGACAAG CTTTTGGAGTTCGTTGTGATGGCAACCCCAGAAGACATGCGAGCGAATCCTGAGTTCATTCGCCGCGCAGACAAGATCGTGGAAGTTCCAGGGGGTCCGAATCGCAACAACTACGCGAACGTCGATTTAATTTGTCAAATCGCTGTCCAGGAAAAG GTGGACGCAGTGTGGCCGGGATGGGGGCATGCATCGGAGAATCCGAATTTGCCTCGTCGTTTGTCGGAGTTGGGGATCACGTTCATTGGCCCTAGTGCAACAGTGATGGCTGCTCTTGGAGATAAAATCGCGGCCAACATCCTCGCGCAGACAGCAGGCGTTCCGAGCATTCCCTGGAGTGGAGATTCTCTCAAGGCGACACTCGACAGCACGGGCGCCATTCCTCGCGAT ATTTTCGACCAAGCGACAGTTAAGAGCGTGGAGGAATGCGAGAAGGTGGCAGACCGCATTGGTTATCCGATGATGATTAAGGCGAGTGAGGGAGGGGGTGGAAAAGGAATTCGCATGGTCGATCGGAAGGAGCAGGTTCGCGGGGCGTACGAGCAAGTCGTGGCTGAAGTCCCAGGATCTCCTGTCTTCATGATGCAACTCTGCACTGCCGCTCGGCATATCGAAGTTCAGATTGTGGGGGACGAAGATGGACAGGCTGTCGCTCTCAGTGGCCGCGACTGCAGCACGCAACGACGCTTCCAGAAGATATTTGAAGAAGCACCGCCGACGACTGTCGTTCCTCCCCACACAATGAA agagatggagaaagCAGCTCAGCGCCTGACGCAGTCTCTTGGGTACGTGGGCGCCGGCACCGTCGAGTACTTGTACAATCGAAAAGACGAcaagtttttcttcctcgagttgAATCCGAGACTGCAGGTGGAGCATCCTGTCTCGGAGGGCGTCACCGGTGTCAATTTGCCGGCTGCTCAGCTCCAAGTGGCCATGGGAATTCCTCTGTGGCGAATTCCAGATATTCGCCGGTTCTTTGGGCGAGACCCAAACGCAGGCGACCGCATCGACTTCATCAATGAGGACTACCTCCCCATCCAGCGACATGTCCTCGCG TCTCGAGTGACGGCGGAGAATCCCGACGAAGGATTCAAGCCGACGAGTGGTCGCGTAGATCGCCTGGAATTCCAGCCTCTGGAGAACGTCTGGGGATACTTTTCCGTGGGCGCCAGTGGAGGGGTCCACGAGTACGCAGATTCTCAGTTTGGGCACATTTTCGCGACGGGGAAGAAtcgcgaggaggcgcggaagAAGCTGGTGCTCGGCCTGAAGCGCGTGGATGTCCGTGGCGAGATTCGGACGCCAATCGAGTACTTGGTGCAGCTGCTGGAAGATAAAGACTTCATCGAAAACCGCATCGACACCTCCTGGCTCGACAAACTCATCAAACAGCGGAAACGCTTGGGCGAAAAAAAAGTCGAAAAGGCTCACGTCGTTCTCGCGGCCGTTCTCTTTCGAGCCATCCGCGCGCTCAAG gagaaagaacagcgCGTGCTGTCTGCGTTGCAGCGAGGGCAGCGGTACATCCACGACCTGGCCTCGCTGAACACAGTTTCCCAGGAAGTCGTGTATGAGGAtcagcgtttctctttcgaggTTTCGCGAACGGGTCCACAGCTGTACGTATTGAAGCTGAATACGCAGGAGGTCGAGTGTGTGGTGCGCGAGCAGCCGGATGGGTCGTACATTGTTCTTTTTCCGGGAGAGAAGTCGCACAAATTCAACGGACGCGAAGAGCCTCTCGGCCTGCGCCTGCAAGTCGACGGTACGACGGTGTTGCTGCCGAACGTATTCGACCCCTCTGAGCTCCGTTCAGACGTGACGGGAAAAGTCGTCCGTTACTTGGTTCCCGACAAGGGCCaggtgaagaagggagagccGTACGTTGAGGTAGAAGCGATGAAGATGATAATGACTCTGACCGCCGGCGAGACGGGGGTGCTGTCTCACACGAAGAGTCCGGGGAGCGTGGTCAATACGGGCGATGTGTTGGGGACTCTCGCTCTCGAAGATCCAAGTCGCGTGAAGAAGATCGTCGACTTCTCAGGTCTTCTGGACCTTCCACGagtgaagaaacgcgaggcagcagacgcgagggagaagcagacagagggcACTGGGGCgaccttctcgctcttcggaAGCCCGGAAGACGAGGCCGCGATGCGTCTGCGGCTCGCGATGGAGGGGTACGAGCAAGACGTCGAGTCGACGGTCCAAAAGCTCGCGTTCCCCTCCGTCGACTCGCGAAActtgcagacgaagaaagaaaaactgaCGGAGCTGCTGGTCGAACTCTTCCAGTCTTTCCTGAGCGTCGACGAGCACTTCGCCTCCGTCCAGGGCGGCGAGGTCGCCGTCGACGGCCCTGCTGCTGAGAAGAAAGTCCAAGATCCTGCGACGCTCCTCAAACTGAAACTCGCGCACAGCCGCCTACAGCCGAGAATTCAACTtgtcctctcgctcctcaGAGCTCTGCAG AACTTCCCGAATTTTTTTCCGGAGTGGACGATGCCAGTTTCCCTCGAGTTGTGCCTCACGCGTCTCGCGGCCCTGCACGGCCGGGCGTATGGCCAGATTGCGTTGGAGGCCATAAGGCTTCTGCGTTCGTTCCGAGTGGCGCCGTTTGAGCAGCGCGTTCAACGCCTGAAGGCGGagcttctccagcttccttCGACCTCGAAGGCAGGCTCTGCCTCAGAGCGGGAGACGAACGTGCGACGGGCGGAGAGAATCGCGAGGTCCGGCACCGCGTCTGCGGGCATCGATCTGCTCTCCCACTTGTTCGGCGACGGAAGCGTGAGCCTCAAGGCTTTGGAAGTTGCGGTCCGCCGGCACTACCGCGGCTTCCCGATCGACGCGTTGCACACGGAGTTGTTTGAGGTGGAGACGCAAGATGGatcgaagaaggaaatccCGGTGGCCTTCTGGAGTTTCAGACAAGGCGACTTGACGGGTGCCGAAGCCCCATTGCGCACTGGCGTCATGGGGGCCTTCCAGAGCCTTGAGGAGGTGCAGGAAGTTGGAGACAGGTTGCTCGCGAGGCTCAGACAGTtcgacgaggagaagcgtAAGGACGAGGGCCTGGGCGAGTCCCACAGAGAGCGCGAGGACACACAGGAGCCGAGGaatgtgtgtctctttgcgCTGACGACGCCGATGGATTTCGGcactgaggaagagaaactgaaatcgcgcatgcagggaatCATCCACAGTCTTCAACCTTCTTTGCAAAGCGCCGATGTCCGCCTGGCCGCAGTCCACGTTCCTCAGGTCAACAAGTCGTGCCGCATGTTCAACTTTCTCGCGTCCGACGGATTCGATGAGAGCCGCATCAGGAG aGATCTTTGTCCGACAGTCCCGTCTCTGATCGAGTTGAACCGTCTGCAAACGTCGTTTGACTTGACGCGCCTAGACGCCCTGGATCCGAACACGCAGGCGTACCTTGCCCTTCCGCGCCTGGAGCCCTCAGCGAAGGGCGAGGTGTCTCCATCGTCTCCTTCGACGGGGCCGGGCGCGGCGTCTGCCCAGGGGGCTTCGTCGACTTCGAAGAAGCCGGTGAGTCAGGCGCAGGCGCCGCAGAACGTGTTTGTGCGCCGTTTGATTTTTGAGAACGAGGTGAAGAGCGACTTCTCCGATCTGCCTCGAATCCTTCTGGACCTTCTGGATGTGCTGGACCGTTGTGCAAGTGATCCACGAGTGTCTGCGACCGCCTCTGGGCGCCTGTTCCTTCACATCGTCTCGCCGTTGAATCTGGCGTCTGCAAAGGCGGTGACAGAGCATTTTCACAAGATGATGAAGCGGTTTCGCAGTGAGCACAACGAACGGCTTCTCCGGCTCCGCGTCGACCAAATCGAAGTCAAAATGCACCTGAGGAAAGGCGGGTCCGGGTcggacggagagaagcgatcaagtcgagaagaaggcgccgagGCGACTGGCTCTcaggcgaaggaaaaggaacgcCTCCAGGTGCTGCGCTTGTCGGTCAGCTCCCACCAGGGCAGTTGGCTCCACACCAAAGCTTCGGAAGATGTGCCACATGTGTTGACGGGAGATCCGATCGCGCAGAGAAGCTTCGTTttcgacgaaggcgaggagaccgACGCAGAGGGCTTCGTCGCCCAGGCCTCGCCGGCGGGCAGCGGAGCGGAGGGAGCTGACGGGGCCAAGTCGcgggcgacagagaagacgggacaacgagaaggcgacgctgCGCCAGTTGTCAGCAGAGAACCGCCAGAAGCCGAAGGCCTTCTAGGACGCATCTCAGTAGGTTTGAAGACTCTGCGAGGTACGCAGACAAGCGCCACAGGAAGCGCAGGCGCGGGAGAGATGCCTGcggcctcgtcttctcttcctggtCGCTGGGAAGGAGGtgacaggaagaaacaggagcTCTTGTCCGTCTCGCGcagggaggaaaacgagtTCTTCCGACATGAAAAAGACGCCGACCCGTACCCCGAGGTCGACCGCATCGCCATGGCGAGATCGGCTGCCAGGCGAGCAGGCTCCACGTACATTTTCGACTTTCTCGGACTCATGGAAATTGCCCTCCTACAAAGTTGGCAAACTCACttgaaggagaaaggcgagaaagacggaggCGTCGGCGGATGGGACGAGGCTGTGCCCCGCGATCTGTTCAAG GCTGAGGCCTTCAAGGTGTCTGCACAGGGCACCCTGTACCTGGATCCGGACTGGCGCGTCGCAGACAACAAGATCGGGATGGTTGGCTTTTTGATTACGCTCAAGACGCCGGAGTATCCGTCTGGTCGTCAGGTGGTGTTGCTGGGAAACGACATCACTTTTCAGGGCGGCTCTTTCGGGGTTCCAGAGCACCTTTTCTTCACGCAAGTTTCTCGGTTGTCTCGCGAACAGGGCTTGCCACGCGTGTACATTGCATGCAACAGCGGCGCGCGCATCGGTTTGTATGAGAATTTGAAGGACAAGATCAAAGTGGAGTGGAACGACGCGTCGAATCCGAGCCTGGGTTTCAAGAACCTCTACCTGTCGGCCGAGGACTACGCGGCGTTGCCGCCGGGGGTCGTCAGCGGGCACTTTGAGGAAGCGGTGAATGGAGACCAAAGGCGGTTCGTTCTCGACGCGATCATCGGAGATCCCGACAAGTTCATAGGGGTCGAGAACCTTCGGGGGTCGGGGACGATTGCGGGGGAGACAAGTCGAGCCTACGACGAAACCTTCACTCTGAGCTACGTGACCGGCCGATCTGTGGGTATCGGCGCCTACATCGTTCGTCTCGCCCAGCGCACGATTCAGATGGTGCGCGGGCCGCTTCTGTTGACGGGGTATCAGGCCTTGAACAAGTTGTTAGGTCGGGAGGTATATGCCTCTCAGGATCAACTCGGAGGGCCTGAAGTCATGTTCCGAAACGGTGTTTCTCACCTCGTGGTCCAGAACGACCAGGAGGGGATGAAGGAAGTCCTGCGCTGGCTCGCGTACACTCCtaagacagcgagagacagcgtgAGCTCTGCGGAGATGTTTTCCTCCGACCCCGTTGAACGCGAAGTCGCCTTCACTCCCACGAAGGCGCCCTACGACGTCCGCCACATGCTCGCCGGATACACGAAAGAAGACGGCACCTTTGTTTCCGGATTCTTCGACAAGAACTCATTCAAAGAATATCTTGCCGGGTGGGGCAAAAGCGTTGTGGTGGGCAGAGCGCGACTCGGAGGAATTCCCTTCGGCGCGATTGCCGTCGAAACGCGAACGACCGAGGCAAGGGTACCCGCCGACCCCAGCAGCCCAGACTCACGAGAAAGTGTCGTTATGCAT GCTGGTCAAGTCTGGTTTCCCGACTCGGCGTACAAGACGGCGCAGGCGATCAACGACTTCAACCGCGGCGAGAATTTGCCTCTGATTATTTTTGCGAATTGGCGTGGATTCTCTGGAGGCACGCGAGACATGTTTGAGGAGATTTTGAAATTCGGTTCTCAAATCGTCGACGCTTTGCGCACGTACAAGCAGCCTGTCTTCATCTACATTCCACCCCATGGCGAACTGCGAGGTGGCTCCTGGGTCGTCGTCGACCCCACCATCAATTTGCAGAAAATGGAAATGTACGCCGACGCCAATGCTCGCGGCGGAGTTCTCGAACCTCCAGGAATCTGCGAAATCAAGTACCGAGCTGCCGACCAAAAAGCTCTCATGCATCGTGTAGACGACGTATTGAAAGAACTCGACAAACAGCTACACGACTGCCAG ACCGCCAGCGACGCAATCGACTTGAAGGAGAAAAtcaaacgcagagaagccgCCCTGGAGCCGCTTTACCTTTCG ATCGCACGATTCTACGCGGACTTGCACGATCGACCAGAACGCATGAAGGCACGAGGTGTCATTTCCTCGATTGTCAACTGGAAGAATTCACGCACCTTTTTCTACTGGAGAGCAAAGCGGCGACTTCTCCAAGACGATTTAGA AGCGCGCATCCTAGCAGCCGACGCGCGACTCGACTTCACTAAGGCGCGTGCGAAGATCGACGATCTTCTGAAAAGCCATGGAGTCGACATCGCGAGCGACAAGGCTGCTTGCGAATTCCTCAGCA ATACTGAAGGgaaagaggcgacgcaggcTATCGTAGAAAGGAGCCGACGAGAAGGAGCGATTGAAAAAATCCGAGAcattctttcctctttgccGGAGAGTGAACGCAGGGAAACGCTCGAAAGCGCTGCTACGCCAGCCCGTTGA